The window atatatatatatatatcatttcgCATGTTCACTTATGATATGAAagtttcttattattttatagtaagAAACTATCTTcattgtaatatttttaatgtagGTAGGATTGATTTTCTTCACTGCAACATTATTAGAAACATTTTTTCCATTAAACGAAAGCTCACTTACAGTTTGACAGTTGTCATAAAAAATGTACGAGAGTTTAAGTTTTTATCAACATTAATTGCTATCATTAATTTTAcccttattaaaaaaaaaaatattacaatcaCTAACTAAAAACAACTAAAAATGCAATAAGTtgaagtttcttttttttttctttaatgaaCAAATAAATTGATAGAAGATTTCCATACTCTTGACCATTTAGTACTTGACTTAGACTTTTCTTGGAAATTATGAGCTTCCACCTTTATTATTTGTATAAGTTTTGAGCCATAATTCTTTTACAAGGTTGGTGAAAACTAATTATTCTGACATAGTCATATATTCTATAGAACCCACAACCTTGAATTCGTCAAAGAAGTCATATCCATGATTGAAAAGATCTTCTACATCAATTTTGGGCTCAAGATGAACAATAGTGTCATTTGCTTTGAATTGGGTTATTGGATAATCATCAATAATCACCGAGATAAACAGTAGGGCAAAATTGACTCTACCTGtgcttgattttttattttcaaatttaaattaatttataatcaatACTATAAAAGATTATTGTTAAACTTAGTTGAGAAGTATCTGTAAAAACTTAAttgagaaataattaaatattttttattcaaataaattaagattaaaaaggttttgttgtttttcctttatttttttgtttatttttgtaaaaggaattaatattattcaaagacgaaaaaataataagaaatacaTTCTATTATTTTGGTGTGTGACAACTAAGTGAGCAACAAATCCTCTCTAAAATTTTAACGATAATGTATGTCAAAACTCGATTTCAAAGATAAGATTGGGGTCgatctaaataaaaaaagattttttagaCCTCATCTAAGTACGCTTAAGTATATATACatctaatatttaataaaataattatgtcaattaaattttttatggttACTTTTTTTCAGCAAAGTTTTTATGGGTACGTTTTATTAGCAAATATATTTATGGATACTTCTTATTGagtgatatttattttaaaatataaaaataattgtggAATAGCTGTCCAAGAAAAGTACATGTGCGTTTGGGTTGACATTGTGACGTTTGTTTAAACATTgtgataattaatatttttaaataaatagcatgaatacaattttttttttgtaaataaatccaaatttacttttctttttgtaaataaatccaaatttacttttttttattcactACAAACGAACATTGAAGATTGTGGCACTTAACGTGCACGTCAAGGAACCGTAATCGTTCATTGCTTGCGACGCCTCATTTTGAAgagaaacatgtttttttttacctCACGTTTCATTTTCACTTTATGTCGCTAGTTGATATTGTTTTCGCGTTTgctccaaaaatatttttctccaaaaCCTCATCAACCAATGATGCCGACATCATCTTAGCTGTGAATGTTCACGATTCGAAGGGAAAACCAAAGGAACAATCTTTCGAACAAGATTTGCTCGACATGGAGGAAAAGCTACAACAATTGCTTCTCGAAAAAGAGAAAACTGAAGAGCTCTTGAAAGCCAAAGACGAGATCTTGAAACAAAAGGATAAAGAACTTGAAAATCGTGGCAAGGAACAAGAGAAACTTCAGATTGAGCTTAAGAAATTACAGAAATTGAAGGAATTCAAACCCACCATGGTTAGTTACTtggtttcaatttcaatttcattattattttttcaaagttttccAATCTATTGATCTTTTACAGGTTAGGTTATATCAAATGCTTACTATGTAAGTTATAGGACAAATAAATGTTATCTTTTTGCTTTTCGGTCCACCAAACTTCAGTGCTAATTAAAAGATCTGTTATTGGTGATTATAGGAATGGATACTCAAGTATCTTATGCATTTCATACTGAGCGAAAGTTGAATCATGAAAAGTTCAAAAACCAGTTGGTAAATCAGGTATGTAGTTGTTCCTTCAGTAGTGATATGTGCAGATGGTTGATAGCATAACATGTTTGATTAAGATATGATATTGTGTTTCCTAATTTCGACTGCCATTTTATAGTACAAATGCTAAACTTGGATGCACACAAGGATGATTTTTTGCGCCTTTAGTTATCCTGCTTCCAAGTCAGTTCACTAAGATATGTCATTGATAGCACATATGACTTGCATAGTAGGctatttgaattttgttttaggttttatgatTTTGGCTTATAGATCTTCACTATGCAGTGTTTTTCGTTGTTTCTGAATGTTGAATTTCTTTCTTCCCAAGTAggaatttgataaaaaattattactcaATTGTTTAGACAGTTTAAAACAATCAAATGAAATATGTTGTTATATTCACATAGTTTTCATGCAAAacacataatttcatttgtcTAAATAGgtaaatataatatgattttctAATGCATGAACATAGGACAACTTGCAAAAGTGAAGTTCATGCAAAGACAAGGTCATTGGCGAGACCTAGACATACCTCCCATGTAAATCATTTTCATATATTATCTATAAATCTTTATTAAACCATACAAAagtgaatatttaaaaaaatatacagcttagtgaaagaaaaaaaacattttcaacttcacaaagataaaatattttgacaatatATTGTACTTTTGAAAACAGATCCTGAGGAaatatcattataatttatatagcCAAAGTAAGATATTAATTCTTCATATTGTTCATTACTGCAGTGGATGTCATTTGTGGAATACACAACTCATCCATTCATCCAAAAGAGTGATATTTTAAAGTACATGAACGATATTTGTTTGGCTAAGATTGACGAGCGATATGATATGCTAATATATCGACATCATCAAACTTCTCCGAGCAATAGTATTATTTGTAATTGAATGCTGGAGATTTGACTAGGTCCAATTCTTGAAAAGCTTCATCAAAAGGTTAAACAACTAGATAGGATATTGAATCTTGGTTACGTTGTAATGTTTGATTCATAGAGTGAACAATGCTGGTTTTCATCATTTAAATTACATTGATTTACCATAAGTACAggttttatcattttaaaaactTTGAAGCATAGGTACTTCTAAAATAGGGAAGTATCTGTACCAGGTACTTACTTGTACTCGTCAATACACTGATTTCATAGCATACTTTACTAATagtaatttttcttttgttgatgTCATTCCCAACCTTTCATGTGTGAGTTTTATCATTCAAATATGCAGTACCTAGCCATTTATGATGATTTGTTGATCAACCTACTCTGCAAATAATAGATGAGACATCTTCctaatatttatattagttaATTAAAGTTTGCAATCATGTTTTAGGTGGGATGAACATAGGAAGATGAGATTTGTGTGACCAATATCATCTAAGTTATTGATTGGGTGAGTGACATTTCATTACTTGTCAATCTATTATGAAACagatcataaaaatttattaaaaatatattatatgataGTGACAATcgaacatagcattttcaaaaaaattcaacaatagaCACTTGTGAGGTCATATAGTAAAGTAAAAATAGTTTAACATCTAAATAATcaattctataaattttttggGTAAAAATCAAAAGATTTATTCCtccaattgaaatatttttcttgtaaagTAATATATTAACATTTTCATATTTCACATCAAGCTCCTCCACCTTTTGAGTACTTAAACTAAAGAAAACTAtttcataattttctttttcgaAAAATATGTCACCTTTCTTGCCTACTCCAATAGGCCACGTAAGGCAAGACAATGGTCCAATAGTGAAAAGATTAGTCTATGATTCTTTTACACCAACTTCACATAAAATGgatatgttaaaattaattgtagcaAAAATTCATAAGATCAAAGCAATGGATCCATTTAGCGCCGCTAAAATGTATCTGCCATGGATCCACATATGAGGTTATGTCTAAGATAATGGGTGTTTTAACAAGTACCTCATTGCTCAAGTTAAATGATGTCATGTCTGCTCCATTATGATTTGCACGTAAATGTcaccacttccacattcacataggtgagtctattAAGAGTACTCGTGTAGTTGGGTATTCCACTCCATATGGAGTAAATATCttattaagagtttctattatcacATCCTAtcatcgcttcaggaatcatgcttctatGATTTATAATAGCATGTTTATATTATATCACTTCATGACTTGATATTAttcattgaacctaattcttgggatcgtCAGTCTTTTAGGTTGGGTTACCATCACGagtgactcattgatctataACCAATAGTTctatccttttggatgtatttaggaatttctctctagctaatcatTTAGCGAAAGGATCTGCTAAGCtttcatcagtgcgtacatgatccactcTAAAAGCTCATTTTAAAAGTAACTCTCTAATTGTGTTGTGCTTACACGTATTTGTCATCTTTTACCATTGTAATAATAGTTCTCAATTTTGCAATAGTTGTGCTACTAttgcagtggatcaacacaactAGCATTGATTTTTTTCACGGAGGGATCTTagctagcaagcatctcaaccaacttgcttcttcactagtgATTGTTATTGTTATCATTTGAAACTTCATAGTGGGTTGAGCCAATATCTTTGATTTCCAAGAAACATCTCCACCAACTATGCTAAATATATAGTCATTGGTTTCTTTTGAGTCATCTAATAAagtgttccaatcagcatcattgTATTCTTCAAGGACAAAAGGAAATCTTAGATAATGTAAATTTGAGATTCATGGTTTGTTTAAGGTATCATATGTCTCTCTCAATAGTATACCAATGCTCCATGCTACATCTACTGATAAACCTGCAAAATAGtcccacgacataggcaatgtcATATTTAATACACTCAATGGCACACATGAGGCTGCCTATAATGCTGGCATATTTAGTTTGTTTATCACCTTTATCAGTGCTTTTGAAAATCTttacacttggatcatatggtgtgcaaacagGTTTACGGCCAAAATCATTATACTTCTTTAAgatattttcaacatagtgagattaattcaaagaaattaCCATTTtttgacctagtaatcttgatttcaAGTATTACATTTGCTTCTCTGAGGTCTttcattttaaagttattaCAAAACAATGATTTGCAGTATTTACAACATGAatatttgaaccaaatatgagtaagtcgtctacatagagacatat is drawn from Cicer arietinum cultivar CDC Frontier isolate Library 1 unplaced genomic scaffold, Cicar.CDCFrontier_v2.0 Ca_scaffold_5724_v2.0, whole genome shotgun sequence and contains these coding sequences:
- the LOC101505673 gene encoding high mobility group B protein 6-like, which produces MSLVDIVFAFAPKIFFSKTSSTNDADIILAVNVHDSKGKPKEQSFEQDLLDMEEKLQQLLLEKEKTEELLKAKDEILKQKDKELENRGKEQEKLQIELKKLQKLKEFKPTMEWILKYLMHFILSES